From the genome of Vigna angularis cultivar LongXiaoDou No.4 chromosome 11, ASM1680809v1, whole genome shotgun sequence, one region includes:
- the LOC108334240 gene encoding ruBisCO large subunit-binding protein subunit beta, chloroplastic, translated as MASTFSAMSSYKLSSSAAISSFPFSGSRRQSNGVVLARRSRNARVSAMAKELHFNKDGTAIKKLQSGVNKLADLVGVTLGPKGRNVVLESKYGSPKIVNDGVTVAKEVELEDPVENIGAKLVRQAAAKTNDLAGDGTTTSVVLAQGLIAEGVKVVAAGANPVLITRGIEKTAKALVSELKKMSKEVEDSELADVAAVSAGNNYEVGNMIAEALSKVGRKGVVTLEEGKSADNSLYVVEGMQFDRGYISPYFVTDSEKMAVEYENCKLLLVDKKITNARDLFNILEDAIRSGYPILVIAEDIEQEALATLVVNRLRGSLKIAALKAPGFGERKSQYLDDIAILTGGTVIREEVGLSLDKAGKEVLGFASKVVLTKDTTTIVGDGSTQEAVNKRVAQIKNLIEAAEQDYEREKLNERIAKLSGGVAVIQVGAQTETELKEKKLRVEDALNATKAAVEEGIVVGGGCTLLRLASKVDAIRDSLDNDEEKVGADIVKRALSYPLKLIAKNAGVNGSVVSEKVLSSDNPRYGYNAATGNYEDLMSAGIIDPTKVVRCCLEHAASVAKTFLMSDCVVVEIKEPEPVPAGNPMDGSGYGL; from the exons ATGGCTTCCACCTTCTCCGCAATGTCCTCATACAAGCTCTCCTCCTCCGCCGCCATCTCCTCCTTCCCCTTCTCTGGCTCTCGCCGTCAATCCAATGGCGTCGTTCTCGCCAGAAGAAGCCGCAACGCCAGGGTCTCCGCCATGGCCAAGGAGCTGCATTTCAACAAGGACGGCACCGCAATCAAGAAACTCCAG AGCGGTGTGAACAAGCTAGCGGATCTGGTAGGGGTCACGCTTGGTCCCAAAGGAAGGAATGTTGTTCTCGAGAGCAAGTATGGTTCGCCGAAAATCGTTAACGACGGTGTCACTGTTGCCAAAGag GTTGAATTGGAGGATCCCGTTGAGAATATTGGTGCCAAGTTGGTGAGACAAGCTGCCGCCAAGACCAACGACTTGGCTGGTGATGGAACCACGACATCTGTTGTTCTAGCTCAAGGCCTTATCGCCGAAGGTGTTAAG GTTGTCGCGGCCGGTGCCAACCCTGTTCTCATCACTCGTGGCATTGAGAAGACAGCAAAGGCTCTGGTGTCTGAGCTTAAGAAGATGTCAAAAGAG GTTGAAGATAGTGAGTTGGCAGATGTGGCAGCAGTTAGTGCTGGGAACAATTATGAAGTAGGAAATATGATAGCTGAAGCATTGAGTAAAGTTGGTAGAAAGGGTGTTGTGACCCTTGAGGAGGGAAAGAGTGCCGATAACAGTCTATATGTCGTCGAGGGAATGCAATTCGACCGTGGCTACATTTCTCCATATTTCGTTACTGACAGTGAGAAAATGGCGGTTGAGTATGAGAACTGTAAG CTGCTGTTGGTTGACAAAAAAATAACCAATGCTAGGGACCTTTTCAACATACTGGAGGATGCTATTAGAAGTGGATACCCTATATTGGTTATTGCGGAGGATATTGAACAGGAAGCTCTAGCAACTCTTGTGGTGAACAGACTTAGAGGGTCACTGAAGATTGCAGCACTTAAGGCCCCTGGATTTGGAGAACGCAAGAGCCAGTACCTTGATGATATTGCAATCTTGACTGGAG GTACTGTAATCAGAGAAGAGGTTGGCCTTTCTTTGGACAAAGCTGGGAAAGAGGTTCTCGGATTTGCGTCCAAGGTGGTACTCACCAAGGATACAACAACAATTGTTGGTGATGGAAGTACCCAGGAGGCAGTGAACAAGAGAGTTGCACAAATTAAGAACCTAATTGAG GCTGCAGAGCAAGATTATGAGAGAGAAAAGCTGAATGAGAGAATTGCTAAATTGTCTGGTGGTGTGGCTGTGATACAG GTTGGCGCACAAACCGAAACAGAGctcaaggaaaaaaaattgagagtTGAAGATGCTCTTAATGCTACAAAG GCAGCTGTAGAGGAAGGTATTGTAGTTGGTGGTGGCTGCACTTTGCTGAGACTTGCATCAAAGGTGGATGCAATCAGGGATAGTCTTGataatgatgaagaaaaa GTTGGGGCTGATATTGTAAAAAGAGCTCTTAGTTACCCTCTGAAATTAATTGCCAAGAATGCTGGTGTCAATGGTAGCGTTGTCAGCGAGAAG GTATTGTCCAGCGACAATCCAAGATATGGATATAATGCTGCCACTGGGAACTATGAAGATTTGATGTCTGCTGGGATCATTGACCCAACAAAG GTCGTCAGATGTTGCTTGGAACATGCAGCCTCTGTTGCGAAGACCTTCTTAATGTCAGATTGCGTGGTTGTTGAGATAAAGGAACCTGAGCCCGTACCTGCTGGAAACCCCATGGACGGTTCAG GATATGGTCTGTAG
- the LOC108334198 gene encoding glycolate oxidase 1 isoform X1, giving the protein MEVTNVSEYEAIAKQKLPKMAFDYYASGAEDQWTLQENRNAFSRILFRPRILIDVSKIDMTTTVLGFKISMPIMIAPTAFQKMAHPEGEYATARAASAAGTIMTLSSWATSSVEEVASTGPGIRFFQLYVYKDRNVVAQLVRRAERAGFKAIALTVDTPRLGRREADIKNRFTLPPFLTLKNFEGLNLGTMDKADDSGLASYVAGQIDRTLSWKDVKWLQTITSLPILVKGVLTAEDTRIAVQSGAAGIIVSNHGARQLDYVPATISALEEVVKAAEGRIPVFLDGGVRRGTDVFKALALGASGIFIGRPVVYSLAAEGEAGVRKVLQMLREEFELTMALSGCRSLKEITRDHIVTDWDHPRIQPRARALL; this is encoded by the exons ATGGAGGTCACCAATGTCAGTGAGTATGAGGCCATTGCAAAGCAGAAATTACCAAAGATGGCGTTTGATTACTACGCATCTGGTGCAGAGGATCAGTGGACTCTGCAAGAGAACAGAAATGCCTTTTCcagaatttt GTTTCGGCCTCGTATTCTTATTGATGTCAGCAAGATAGACATGACAACCACTGTCTTGGGCTTTAAAATATCCATGCCAATCATGATTGCCCCAACAGCCTTTCAGAAAATGGCTCATCCAGAGG GAGAATATGCCACAGCAAGAGCTGCCTCTGCAGCTGGAACAATCATG ACTTTGTCCTCGTGGGCCACTTCAAGTGTTGAAGAGGTGGCTTCAACAGGACCTGGAATTCGCTTTTTCCAGCTATAT GTGTACAAGGACAGGAATGTGGTTGCTCAGCTTGTGAGAAGAGCTGAAAGGGCTGGATTCAAAGCCATTGCCCTTACAGTTGATACCCCAAGACTAGGACGCAGAGAAGCTGATATCAAGAACAG ATTCACACTGCCACCATTTTTGACATTGAAGAACTTTGAAGGATTGAACCTTGGAACGATGGACAAA GCTGATGATTCTGGACTTGCTTCATATGTTGCTGGTCAAATTGATCGCACTCTAAGCTGGAAG GATGTGAAGTGGCTTCAAACAATCACTTCTCTGCCAATTCTGGTGAAGGGTGTGCTGACTGCTGAGGACA CAAGGATAGCTGTACAAAGTGGTGCAGCAGGAATTATAGTGTCCAACCATGGAGCCAGACAACTTGACTATGTTCCAGCCACCATATCAGCATTAGAAGAG GTTGTCAAAGCTGCTGAAGGTCGTATTCCTGTATTTTTGGATGGTGGAGTTCGCCGTGGAACTGATGTCTTCAAGGCATTGGCACTAGGTGCCTCTGGCATATTT ATTGGACGCCCTGTGGTTTACTCCTTAGCTGCTGAAGGAGAAGCTGGTGTAAGAAAAGTGTTGCAGATGCTACGTGAAGAGTTTGAGCTAACCATGGCCTTGAGTGGTTGTCGTTCACTAAAAGAAATCACTCGTGATCACATTGTGACTGATTGGGACCATCCTCGCATTCAGCCTCGCGCCCGTGCGTTATTGTAA
- the LOC108334198 gene encoding glycolate oxidase 1 isoform X2 gives MTTTVLGFKISMPIMIAPTAFQKMAHPEGEYATARAASAAGTIMTLSSWATSSVEEVASTGPGIRFFQLYVYKDRNVVAQLVRRAERAGFKAIALTVDTPRLGRREADIKNRFTLPPFLTLKNFEGLNLGTMDKADDSGLASYVAGQIDRTLSWKDVKWLQTITSLPILVKGVLTAEDTRIAVQSGAAGIIVSNHGARQLDYVPATISALEEVVKAAEGRIPVFLDGGVRRGTDVFKALALGASGIFIGRPVVYSLAAEGEAGVRKVLQMLREEFELTMALSGCRSLKEITRDHIVTDWDHPRIQPRARALL, from the exons ATGACAACCACTGTCTTGGGCTTTAAAATATCCATGCCAATCATGATTGCCCCAACAGCCTTTCAGAAAATGGCTCATCCAGAGG GAGAATATGCCACAGCAAGAGCTGCCTCTGCAGCTGGAACAATCATG ACTTTGTCCTCGTGGGCCACTTCAAGTGTTGAAGAGGTGGCTTCAACAGGACCTGGAATTCGCTTTTTCCAGCTATAT GTGTACAAGGACAGGAATGTGGTTGCTCAGCTTGTGAGAAGAGCTGAAAGGGCTGGATTCAAAGCCATTGCCCTTACAGTTGATACCCCAAGACTAGGACGCAGAGAAGCTGATATCAAGAACAG ATTCACACTGCCACCATTTTTGACATTGAAGAACTTTGAAGGATTGAACCTTGGAACGATGGACAAA GCTGATGATTCTGGACTTGCTTCATATGTTGCTGGTCAAATTGATCGCACTCTAAGCTGGAAG GATGTGAAGTGGCTTCAAACAATCACTTCTCTGCCAATTCTGGTGAAGGGTGTGCTGACTGCTGAGGACA CAAGGATAGCTGTACAAAGTGGTGCAGCAGGAATTATAGTGTCCAACCATGGAGCCAGACAACTTGACTATGTTCCAGCCACCATATCAGCATTAGAAGAG GTTGTCAAAGCTGCTGAAGGTCGTATTCCTGTATTTTTGGATGGTGGAGTTCGCCGTGGAACTGATGTCTTCAAGGCATTGGCACTAGGTGCCTCTGGCATATTT ATTGGACGCCCTGTGGTTTACTCCTTAGCTGCTGAAGGAGAAGCTGGTGTAAGAAAAGTGTTGCAGATGCTACGTGAAGAGTTTGAGCTAACCATGGCCTTGAGTGGTTGTCGTTCACTAAAAGAAATCACTCGTGATCACATTGTGACTGATTGGGACCATCCTCGCATTCAGCCTCGCGCCCGTGCGTTATTGTAA